From Linepithema humile isolate Giens D197 chromosome 8, Lhum_UNIL_v1.0, whole genome shotgun sequence, one genomic window encodes:
- the LOC105679301 gene encoding uncharacterized protein isoform X2 yields MVRCIVPGCSMTNEKNERKSELQKTLEQNLKISLHRLPKDIKKRNLWLKNIGLDENINLKKSASVCSLHFKAEDINRTLDKIFLRENAVPYSDAFVDSTLQYKNIENEENYLNSSFSFDNQPLYLEASFSSNNTHCTKKLNTENQEYNEDKNMSMQADEQMLLDEFTGEFVRRKEHLSAGKLQEHYTVLDEKLFDNCTTSPKNLPGYSNISRSTSVSPQHLQDDRDDTIKYLKASLEEHKRKSQQTIRNLKRKLKQKKSEPDFDIVISFLKSKLNKNYLDILEQMDLLLTSCRGKERKGGVYHGNRLKCSD; encoded by the exons atggttAGATGTATAGTACCAGGCTGCTCCAtgacaaatgaaaaaaatgaaaggaaaAGCGAACTTCAAAAAACATTagagcaaaatttaaaaattagtttacaTAG attaccaaaagatataaaaaaaagaaatttgtggctaaaaaatattggattggatgaaaatataaatctaaaaaaatctgCATCAGTTTGTTCATTACATTTCAAAGCAGAAGATATAAATAGAACtttggataaaatatttttacgtgaAAACGCAGTAccttat aGTGATGCTTTTGTCGATAGTACTCTTCAATacaaaaacattgaaaatgaagagaattatttaaattcatcaTTTTCTTTTGATAACCAACCTTTATATTTAGAAGCATcattttcatcaaataataCTCATTGTACCAAGAAACTAAATACTGAAAATCAGGAATAcaatgaagataaaaatatgtccATGCAAGCTGATGAACAAATGCTTCTCGATGAATTCACTGGAGAATTTGTTAGGAGAAAAGAACATTTATCAGCTG GTAAACTTCAAGAACATTATACAGTGCTGGATGAAAAACTTTTCGACAACTGTACTACTTCTCCAAAAAATTTGCCTggatattcaaatattagTCGTTCAACATCTGTCAGTCCTCAACATCTTCAGGATGACAGAGATGacacgataaaatatttaaaagcatCTCTTGAGGAGCACAAACGGAAAAGTCAACAAACAATAAGAAATCTGAAACgcaaattgaaacaaaaaaagtcTGAGCCAGATTTTGATAtagttatatcttttttaaaatcaaaattaaataaaaattatctagaCATCTTAGAGCAAATGG ACTTACTTCTTACATCCTGTC gcggtaaggagaggaaaggaggcgtataccacggaaatcggctgaaatgttcagactaa
- the oys gene encoding lysophospholipid acyltransferase 6, translated as MAATMEHYDGFRTFSWLSDYVGLPIDQVNFVLTQFTALILAGLLRSSLSPIAASPAARHVYGLTIGLALGYFCFGRQAIHLAGLPALCYIAIRTQNPHNMQRVVLAVALIYLSCIHFHRQIYDYGSYTLDITGPLMVITQKVTSLAYNIHDGLTRREEELTPMQRYQAVQKMPTTLEYFSYVFHFQALMAGPVIVYRDYIDFIHGHHLPGAKSLAGFYDKNTKEKEIILEPSPTLIVVKKVTMSLACAIIFITFIPTYPIQRVKEDGFLKNTSMLYKIWYLIVATMLVRFKYYYAWLFADAICNSSGLGFNGYDERGNANWDLISNVDVWKFETSVNLRDSIDSWNKGTNLWLRSIMYERSGRNKILYTYTLSAVWHGFYPGYYLTFASGAFFTVAARSIRRHIRPLFLDSQRKKFLYDILTIITTRIVMAYMTFSFVLLEFVPSVKVYLYLYLLPHLLGLVAILLPPRLGLSRKTHKRSAAKTETDLSDAVSNGNAHKTM; from the exons ATGGCCGCGACCATGGAGCATTACGACGGCTTTCGCACCTTCTCCTGGCTGTCGGATTACGTCGGCTTGCCAATCGACCAG GTAAATTTCGTCTTGACGCAATTCACAGCGCTTATACTAGCCGGATTATTAAGATCATCTTTGAGTCCCATCGCCGCCAGTCCAGCTGCCAGACATGTCTACGGCCTCACTATTGGCCTTGCTCttggatatttttgtttcggCAG GCAAGCAATTCATCTCGCTGGTCTTCCCGCGCTGTGTTACATAGCGATACGCACACAAAATCCACATAACATGCAGag GGTCGTCCTCGCAGTAGCGTTGATCTACTTATCGTGCATTCACTTTCATCGACAGATCTATGATTACGGCTCGTACACGCTCGACATCACCG GTCCTCTCATGGTTATAACGCAGAAAGTAACTAGTCTAGCGTACAACATTCACGATGGGCTAACGCGACGCGAAGAGGAGTTGACACCGATGCAGCGTTATCAGGCTGTACA GAAAATGCCAACCACGTTGGAATATTTTAGCTACGTCTTTCACTTTCAAGCACTGATGGCTGGCCCAGTGATAGTTTATCGCGATTACATCGATTTTATACACGGACATCATTTGCCTGGCGCGAAATCTTTAGCG GGTTTCTACGACAAAAATACCAAAGAAAAGGAGATTATTTTAGAGCCATCGCCTACTTTGATTGTCGTGAAGAAAGTCACAATGAGTTTAGCATGCGCTATTATATTCATCACATTTATTCCAACTTATCCAATACAGCGGGTAAAAG AGGACGGTTTCCTGAAAAACACAAGTATGCTTTACAAAATATGGTACTTAATAGTGGCAACCATGCTCGTACGCTTTAAGTACTATTACGCGTGGTTGTTCGCCGATGCCATATGCAACAGTTCCGGTCTCGGATTCAACGGTTACGACGAGCGTGGCAACGCGAATTGGGATTTAATATCTAATGTCGACGTTTGGAAATTTGAG ACGTCGGTTAATCTTAGAGATAGCATCGACAGCTGGAACAAGGGCACAAATTTGTGGCTTCGATCGATCATGTACGAACGAAGTGGCCGCAACAAAATTCTCTACACATACACTCTTTCCGCTGTCTGGCATGGTTTCTATCCCGGCTATTACCTCACGTTTGCGAGCGGAGCATTCTTCACTGTTGCGGCGCGCTCT ATCCGTCGTCATATCCGGCCATTGTTTCTTGATTCTCAACGAAAGAAGTTCctttatgatatattaacAATCATAACGACGAGGATTGTAATGGCCTATATGACGTTCAGCTTCGTACTGTTGGAGTTCGTGCCAAGCGTCAAAGTGTACCT GTACTTGTACCTGCTCCCGCATTTATTGGGTTTGGTCGCAATATTACTTCCGCCCCGCTTGGGACTGTCGCGAAAGACGCACAAGCGGTCGGCTGCGAAGACCGAGACTGATCTTTCCGATGCGGTCAGCAACGGAAACGCGCACAAAACAATGTAG
- the LOC105679301 gene encoding uncharacterized protein isoform X1 produces MVRCIVPGCSMTNEKNERKSELQKTLEQNLKISLHRLPKDIKKRNLWLKNIGLDENINLKKSASVCSLHFKAEDINRTLDKIFLRENAVPYSDAFVDSTLQYKNIENEENYLNSSFSFDNQPLYLEASFSSNNTHCTKKLNTENQEYNEDKNMSMQADEQMLLDEFTGEFVRRKEHLSAGKLQEHYTVLDEKLFDNCTTSPKNLPGYSNISRSTSVSPQHLQDDRDDTIKYLKASLEEHKRKSQQTIRNLKRKLKQKKSEPDFDIVISFLKSKLNKNYLDILEQMGKSNKDLLKRMILKCEAKTISKQYSPELRSFALTLHYYSPKAYNYVREKFECALPHPKTLYKWYTSVEGNPGFLIQKL; encoded by the exons atggttAGATGTATAGTACCAGGCTGCTCCAtgacaaatgaaaaaaatgaaaggaaaAGCGAACTTCAAAAAACATTagagcaaaatttaaaaattagtttacaTAG attaccaaaagatataaaaaaaagaaatttgtggctaaaaaatattggattggatgaaaatataaatctaaaaaaatctgCATCAGTTTGTTCATTACATTTCAAAGCAGAAGATATAAATAGAACtttggataaaatatttttacgtgaAAACGCAGTAccttat aGTGATGCTTTTGTCGATAGTACTCTTCAATacaaaaacattgaaaatgaagagaattatttaaattcatcaTTTTCTTTTGATAACCAACCTTTATATTTAGAAGCATcattttcatcaaataataCTCATTGTACCAAGAAACTAAATACTGAAAATCAGGAATAcaatgaagataaaaatatgtccATGCAAGCTGATGAACAAATGCTTCTCGATGAATTCACTGGAGAATTTGTTAGGAGAAAAGAACATTTATCAGCTG GTAAACTTCAAGAACATTATACAGTGCTGGATGAAAAACTTTTCGACAACTGTACTACTTCTCCAAAAAATTTGCCTggatattcaaatattagTCGTTCAACATCTGTCAGTCCTCAACATCTTCAGGATGACAGAGATGacacgataaaatatttaaaagcatCTCTTGAGGAGCACAAACGGAAAAGTCAACAAACAATAAGAAATCTGAAACgcaaattgaaacaaaaaaagtcTGAGCCAGATTTTGATAtagttatatcttttttaaaatcaaaattaaataaaaattatctagaCATCTTAGAGCAAATGGGTAAGtctaataaagatttattgaaaagaatgattttaaaatgtgAGGCTAAAACTATTAGTAAGCAATACAGTCCTGAACTAAGGTCTTTTGCACTAACATTGCATTACTACAGTCCCAAagcttataattatgtaagagAAAAATTCGAATGTGCTTTACCTCATCCAAAAACCTTATATAAATGGTACACTTCTGTAGAAGGAAATCCAGGCTTTTTAATACAGAagctttaa
- the phtf gene encoding protein phtf, translating into MGLNELVYWYQKKIGTYDKQQWERTIEQHILDGLTHIPMRTAKLKTELIDVDLVRGSSFPKAKPKHGLSTVACLAFQRLLFLPLYKKWWIQQTSYRIFVLFLLLYSLQAVNVFLYYVYTNRENETEIVSMSEVLVPLVMMFILCIVHSHIVSTHSGPTMTCNQSKQRITRRSRHVRCRNGKSRSRQNLRIHKDTKSSQDMASEKASTGSEEVLTAVRFAKKVVIENSLTVSQSQESASAQIVYDKESLSTTGESSNPTNASATNREQPGDMPEEHVANIHQDDDGFESLNGNVSSDNDKVIGRALVQRNRSQEGVTRQTKDRTSWSEDSTSQQISLPSKRSAPDLLKSDDSFTDSKSTHNSIKDKNAPSKLLGSREARQQCESEEEGECEEATTHHLTEATTSATEWMGVTTNSDECSYSSELGESDLPSETNYGEFVEHPFSWEFELPPSILLNSTCTSSDRVSCTIWTRRDIKKAELSVLDISSAIIARVESMQESMNYFYGGLILSITLCLIPSMRRLNDHMGLDNVGNVSVSLLPSDMIQVNLETYTDILCRIIGIAFGSTLWERTVVLISTFERLMLSCFLFFLLAVAERTYKQRLLYAKLFSHLTSSRRARKSDLPHFRLNKVRNIKTWLSVRSYLKRRGPQRSVDVIVSAVFIVTILLLSFVSLELIKDLESLHSRYNVEALFWSFSLGIFILRFMTLGTKINKKYRNLSVLITEQINLYLQIEQKPHKKEELMVANSVLKLAADLIKELESPFKISGLSANPYLYTITKVVLLSALSGVLSELLGFKLKLHKIKIK; encoded by the exons ATGGGTCTCAACGAACTGGTGTATTG gtatcaaaaaaaaattggcacATATGATAAGCAACAATGGGAGAGAACTATAGAGCAACATATTCTCGATGGACTCACACATATTCCAATGAGAACTGCAAAACTTAAAACAGAACTGATCGATGTCGATCTCGTACGTG GATCTTCATTTCCGAAAGCCAAACCGAAGCATGGTTTGTCAACGGTAGCTTGCCTAGCGTTTCAGCGACTCTTGTTCCTTCCATTGTACAAAAAGTGGTGGATACAGCAAACGAGTTATCGCATTTTTGTGCTTTTCTTGTTATTGTACAGCTTACAAGCAGTCAACGTCTTTCTGTATTACGTTTACACAAACAGGGAAAATGAAACAGAA ATTGTATCAATGTCAGAAGTATTAGTACCTCTTGTTATGATGTTTATTTTGTGCATTGTTCATTCCCATATTGTGTCGACGCATTCAGGTCCTACTATGACGTGTAATCAATCTAAGCAACGAATAACAAGACGCTCTCGACATGTTAGATGCAGAAATGGAAAGTCAAGATCTAGGCAAAATTTAC GTATACATAAGGATACAAAGTCTTCTCAAGACATGGCTTCCGAGAAAGCAAGTACAGGAAGTGAAGAAGTGCTGACTGCAGTGAGATTTGCCAAAAAAGTGGTGATTGAGAATTCTTTGACTGTTAGTCAGTCTCAG gAATCTGCAAGTGCTCAAATAGTGTATGATAAAGAGTCATTAAGTACAACTGGAGAAAGTTCTAATCCCACAAACGCAAGCGCAACTAATCGTGAACAGCCGg GTGATATGCCAGAAGAACATGTAGCAAATATACATCAGGATGATGATGGCTTTGAGAGTTTAAATGGTAATGTTTCTAGTGATAATGACAAAGTAATAGGTCGTGCACTAGTGCAAAGAAATAGATCACAAGAGGGAGTGACACGACAAACTAAAGACCGCACCTCGTGGTCGGAAGATAGCACTAGTCAACAAATTTCACTCCCATCAAAACGCTCAG CACCCGACCTATTAAAAAGTGATGACAGTTTTACGGATAGTAAAAGCACTCACAACAGTATTAAG GATAAAAACGCGCCGTCAAAACTATTGGGATCGAGAGAAGCACGGCAGCAATGCGAGAGCGAAGAGGAAGGGGAGTGCGAGGAAGCCACGACGCACCATCTCACAGAGGCAACAACTTCTGCTACAGAGTGGATGGGAGTAACGACCAACAGCGATGAATGTAGTTACAG CTCAGAACTCGGAGAATCCGACTTGCCTAGTGAGACCAATTATGGAGAATTCGTGGAGCACCCTTTCTCCTGGGAATTCGAATTACCACCTTCGATATTGCTTAATTCCACTTGCACATCGTCTGATCGCG TTTCATGTACAATTTGGACGCGGCGTGATATTAAGAAGGCTGAATTGTCGGTACTGGACATTAGTTCGGCTATCATTGCCAGAGTTGAATCTATGCAAGAAAGCATGAATTACTTTTACGGCGGTCTGATACTTAGCATTACACTGTGTCTTATACCATCGATGAGGCGACTGAACGATCATATGGGGTTGGATAATGTTGGCAATGTATCCGTTAGTTTATTACCAAGCGATATGATCCAAGTGAACTTGGAAACATACACCGATATTTTGTGTAGAATAATTGGTATAGCGTTTGGAAGCACTCTTTG GGAACGAACAGTGGTGCTCATCTCGACATTTGAACGCTTAATGCTGTcgtgctttttatttttcttactgGCGGTCGCAGAGCGCACGTACAAGCAGAGGCTCTTGTATGCTAAATTATTCTCTCATTTAACATCGTCCAGACGTGCGCGTAAGTCCGATTTGCCGCACTTCCGTCTGAACAAAGTCCGCAATATAAAAACTTGGCTGAGCGTCAGATCTTATTTGAAA AGAAGAGGCCCGCAACGATCCGTCGACGTAATTGTATCAGCGGTATTTATCGTTACGATACTATTGCTATCATTCGTAAGtttggaattaattaaa GATCTGGAAAGTTTGCATTCTCGATACAACGTCGAAGCACTATTCTGGAGCTTCTCGCttggaatatttatattacgatTTATGACATTAGGGACAAAGATCAACAAGAAGTACAGGAATCTCTCAGTTTTGATAACTGAACAG ATCAATCTATATCTGCAAATCGAACAAAAACCGCATAAAAAGGAAGAGCTTATGGTCGCGAATAGTGTATTGAAGTTAGCGGCTGACTTAATAAAG GAATTAGAAAGCCCGTTCAAAATCTCTGGACTATCGGCTAATCCGTATCTGTACACTATTACTAAGGTAGTATTGCTGTCAGCACTTTCAGGTGTGCTTTCAGAGCTGCTCGGTTTCAAGCTGAAactgcataaaataaaaatcaaataa
- the LOC105679301 gene encoding uncharacterized protein isoform X3 produces MVRCIVPGCSMTNEKNERKSELQKTLEQNLKISLHRLPKDIKKRNLWLKNIGLDENINLKKSASVCSLHFKAEDINRTLDKIFLRENAVPYSDAFVDSTLQYKNIENEENYLNSSFSFDNQPLYLEASFSSNNTHCTKKLNTENQEYNEDKNMSMQADEQMLLDEFTGEFVRRKEHLSAGKLQEHYTVLDEKLFDNCTTSPKNLPGYSNISRSTSVSPQHLQDDRDDTIKYLKASLEEHKRKSQQTIRNLKRKLKQKKSEPDFDIVISFLKSKLNKNYLDILEQMDLLLTSCH; encoded by the exons atggttAGATGTATAGTACCAGGCTGCTCCAtgacaaatgaaaaaaatgaaaggaaaAGCGAACTTCAAAAAACATTagagcaaaatttaaaaattagtttacaTAG attaccaaaagatataaaaaaaagaaatttgtggctaaaaaatattggattggatgaaaatataaatctaaaaaaatctgCATCAGTTTGTTCATTACATTTCAAAGCAGAAGATATAAATAGAACtttggataaaatatttttacgtgaAAACGCAGTAccttat aGTGATGCTTTTGTCGATAGTACTCTTCAATacaaaaacattgaaaatgaagagaattatttaaattcatcaTTTTCTTTTGATAACCAACCTTTATATTTAGAAGCATcattttcatcaaataataCTCATTGTACCAAGAAACTAAATACTGAAAATCAGGAATAcaatgaagataaaaatatgtccATGCAAGCTGATGAACAAATGCTTCTCGATGAATTCACTGGAGAATTTGTTAGGAGAAAAGAACATTTATCAGCTG GTAAACTTCAAGAACATTATACAGTGCTGGATGAAAAACTTTTCGACAACTGTACTACTTCTCCAAAAAATTTGCCTggatattcaaatattagTCGTTCAACATCTGTCAGTCCTCAACATCTTCAGGATGACAGAGATGacacgataaaatatttaaaagcatCTCTTGAGGAGCACAAACGGAAAAGTCAACAAACAATAAGAAATCTGAAACgcaaattgaaacaaaaaaagtcTGAGCCAGATTTTGATAtagttatatcttttttaaaatcaaaattaaataaaaattatctagaCATCTTAGAGCAAATGG ACTTACTTCTTACATCCTGTCactaa